From a region of the Haematobia irritans isolate KBUSLIRL chromosome 4, ASM5000362v1, whole genome shotgun sequence genome:
- the Ptpmeg gene encoding protein tyrosine phosphatase Meg isoform X2 — protein sequence MLERFRLSNLSRQYRLRSAELARDKKQKQQCVTVLFLDDTTHTFRIEKRSKGGDLLEEVYQFLELSERDYFGLLFPSKPGDVVRWVDAQKLFKKQCNSVALDNEAVPLLEFRVKFYVSDPSRLQEEYTRYQFYLQIKRNILLGKLPCSLNTQCLLASYTVQSELGDFNPSEHKAGYLSNMQLLVDQTPDAERKISELHKLHRGQLPADAEYNYLEHAKRLDLYGIDLHKAMDSNSKELQLGVSAIGLLVFQNGLRINTFSWSKMVKVSFKRKDFFIQLRREPCESYDTLLGFSMSSHKHAKSLWKSCVEHHSFFRLKRPHRLSRFLNLSLGSKFYYSGRTELQAVQESKQRAKIHKVFVRSPSKRLITIGPTGATLSPLANGASGSDSNGSVTHNGKAPSALATPHTSILTITKTSRPHHDNKVTSKQLDTMPRKAWEQQSDEYDIQLDAGYIDQCGRRFESPVPAYSTGSHSPNAGISTFINGCSKMQPESGSDLITIRLLADEHGRFGFNVKGGIDLSLPVQVSKVVPNTPADRCTPRVCEGDEVVLINGREVMGLKHEQVVNMIKECRNTRTGELLLTMRPCSIGPLTEEEEPLYQYVPETDEIGSHSNLLDGDALFTQSLLLLSDGLASGALLAQYELMYRKNPDLAITEARKPENVAKNRYRDISPYDCTRVTLVNNSSGDYINANYVNMEIPGGINRYIATQGPLASTTTDFWRMVQQESSHLVVMLTTVMEAGRQKCHQYWPVTGDELQLGEGLCVKCLSEKPDETGSFVFREFLLCDRRTGEQRHIQHMQYLAWPDHCVPSDPNLFLEFVERVRNARNRTLLQEIEESLKQVRLLDADADENGGIMSERKCAASNGVTPEDETPVSTSIHQCISAANPPVIVHCSAGIGRTGVLILMDTALALMEAREPVYPLDIVRTMRDQRACMVQNVSQYRFVCECICAAYMKLSRNSAVLAQEEDEEDDDESGN from the exons ATGCTTGAACGTTTTCGTCTTAGTAACTTAAGTCGCCAATATCGCTTACGATCTGCAGAACTGGCTCGGGATAAGAAGCAAAAGCAGCAATGTGTTACAGTCCTATTTCTCGATGACACAACTCACACCTTTCGGATAGAG aaaCGGTCCAAAGGCGGAGATTTACTTGAAGAAGTATATCAATTTCTCGAACTATCCGAAAGGGACTATTTTGGTTTATTGTTTCCCTCAAAGCCTGGAGATGTTGTG cgGTGGGTAGATgcgcaaaaattatttaagaaaCAATGCAATAGTGTTGCTTTGGACAATGAAGCCGTACCACTGCTAGAATTTAGGGTTAAG TTTTATGTAAGTGATCCCAGTCGATTACAAGAAGAATATACAcgttatcaattttatttacaaataaaacgtAACATATTGTTGGGCAAATTGCCATGCTCACTTAATACGCAATGCTTATTGGCAAGTTATACAGTGCAAT CTGAATTGGGCGATTTCAATCCCTCGGAGCATAAGGCTGGCTACTTGAGTAATATGCAACTATTGGTTGACCAAACACCAGATGCCGAACGTAAAATATCAGAGTTGCACAAATTGCATCGCGGCCAATTACCGGCGGATGCTGAATACAATTATCTTGAACATGCAAAAAGACTTGACTTATAtggaattgatttacataaagcaATG GATTCAAATAGCAAAGAACTACAACTGGGTGTTTCTGCCATAGGCTTATTGGTTTTTCAAAATGGTTTACGTATCAATACCTTTTCATGGTCCAAAATGGTAAAAGTTTCTTTTAAACGCAAAGACTTCTTCATTCAATTGCGCAGGGAACCT TGTGAGAGCTATGACACCTTGTTGGGCTTCAGCATGTCATCACACAAGCATGCAAAATCTTTGTGGAAATCGTGTGTAGAACACCATTCATTTTTCCGTCTGAAACGACCACATCGTTTGTCGCGATTTCTTAATTTAAGCCTAGGATCAAA ATTTTATTACTCTGGAAGAACTGAATTGCAAGCTGTACAGGAGTCCAAACAACGTGCTAAAATACACAAAGTCTTTGTTCGTTCGCCAAGTAAACGGCTTATAACTATTGGGCCGACTGGTGCCACATTGTCACCTTTGGCAAATGGTGCTAGTGGCTCCGATAGTAACGGTAGTGTTACCCATAATGGCAAAGCTCCGTCCGCTCTTGCTACCCCACATACGTCCATTTTAACAATTACAAAAACTAGCCGTCCACATCATGACAATAAGGTAACATCCAAGCAATTGGATACAATGCCACGCAAAGCTTGGGAACAACAAAGTGATGAATATGATATACAATT AGATGCCGGTTACATAGATCAATGTGGCCGTCGCTTCGAATCTCCTGTGCCTGCTTATAGCACAGGATCCCACAGTCCAAATGCAGGCATATCAACATTTATCAATGGGTGCTCGAAGATGCAACCGGAAAGTGGAAGCGATCTAATAACCATACGTTTGCTGGCCGATGAACATGGCCGATTTGGTTTCAATGTCAAAGGCGGTATCGATCTTAGTCTACCGGTTCAAGTATCGAAAGTGGTTCCAAATACTCCGGCCGATCGATGTACACCGCGTGTATGTGAAGGCGACGAAGTTGTCCTTATTAACGGAAGAGAAGTTATGGGTCTAAAGCATGAACAAGTAGTTAATATGATTAAGGAATGTAGAAATACTCGTACCGGGGAACTACTTCTAACAATGCGACCTTGCTCAATTGGTCCTTTGACCGAGGAGGAAGAACCTTTATATCAGTATGTACCGGAGACCGATGAAATTGGATCTCACTCCAATTTGCTTGATGGAGATGCATTATTTACCCAAAGCCTATTGCTGTTAAGTGATGGATTAGCCTCTGGGGCATTGTTGGCACAATATGAATTGATGTATCGAAAAAATCCTGATCTGGCCATAACAGAAGCAAGAAAACCCGAAAATGTAGCAAAGAATCGCTATCGCGATATATCCCCATACGATTGTACACGTGTTACACTCGTAAATAATTCCAGTGGAGATTATATAAAtgcaaattatgtcaatatgGAAATCCCAGGTGGTATTAATCGCTACATTGCAACACAAGGTCCTCTGGCTTCGACAACAACTGACTTTTGGCGCATGGTTCAACAGGAGAGTAGCCATTTAGTTGTTATGCTAACGACTGTCATGGAAGCTGGTAGacaaaaatgtcaccaatacTGGCCAGTTACTGGAGATGAACTACAACTGGGAGAAGGTCTATGCGTCAAGTGCCTCAGCGAAAAACCGGATGAAACAGGAAGTTTTGTTTTCCGTGAATTTTTATTATGTGACCGACGAACAGGCGAACAACGTCATATACAACATATGCAATATCTTGCATGGCCAGACCATTGCGTACCATCAGATCCAAATCTTTTCCTGGAATTCGTTGAAAGAGTACGAAATGCTCGTAATCGCACTCTGTTGCAGGAAATTGAAGAGAGTCTAAAGCAAGTGCGTCTATTAGATGCTGATGCAGATGAAAATGGTGGTATAATGAGCGAACGCAAATGTGCAGCTAGTAATGGTGTGACCCCAGAAGACGAAACACCTGTATCTACTAGTATCCATCA ATGTATTAGTGCCGCGAACCCACCTGTGATAGTACATTGTTCGGCAGGTATAGGGCGTACAGGCGTATTAATATTAATGGACACGGCATTGGCTTTAATGGAAGCCCGCGAACCAGTCTATCCATTGGATATTGTACGTACAATGCGCGATCAGCGTGCTTGTATGGTGCAAAATGTG AGCCAATACCGTTTTGTATGCGAATGCATCTGCGCTGCTTATATGAAATTATCTCGGAATAGTGCAGTTTTGGCACAAGAGGAAGACGAAGAAGATGACGATGAAAGTGGTAATTAA
- the Ptpmeg gene encoding protein tyrosine phosphatase Meg isoform X1: MLERFRLSNLSRQYRLRSAELARDKKQKQQCVTVLFLDDTTHTFRIEKRSKGGDLLEEVYQFLELSERDYFGLLFPSKPGDVVRWVDAQKLFKKQCNSVALDNEAVPLLEFRVKFYVSDPSRLQEEYTRYQFYLQIKRNILLGKLPCSLNTQCLLASYTVQSELGDFNPSEHKAGYLSNMQLLVDQTPDAERKISELHKLHRGQLPADAEYNYLEHAKRLDLYGIDLHKAMDSNSKELQLGVSAIGLLVFQNGLRINTFSWSKMVKVSFKRKDFFIQLRREPCESYDTLLGFSMSSHKHAKSLWKSCVEHHSFFRLKRPHRLSRFLNLSLGSNRFYYSGRTELQAVQESKQRAKIHKVFVRSPSKRLITIGPTGATLSPLANGASGSDSNGSVTHNGKAPSALATPHTSILTITKTSRPHHDNKVTSKQLDTMPRKAWEQQSDEYDIQLDAGYIDQCGRRFESPVPAYSTGSHSPNAGISTFINGCSKMQPESGSDLITIRLLADEHGRFGFNVKGGIDLSLPVQVSKVVPNTPADRCTPRVCEGDEVVLINGREVMGLKHEQVVNMIKECRNTRTGELLLTMRPCSIGPLTEEEEPLYQYVPETDEIGSHSNLLDGDALFTQSLLLLSDGLASGALLAQYELMYRKNPDLAITEARKPENVAKNRYRDISPYDCTRVTLVNNSSGDYINANYVNMEIPGGINRYIATQGPLASTTTDFWRMVQQESSHLVVMLTTVMEAGRQKCHQYWPVTGDELQLGEGLCVKCLSEKPDETGSFVFREFLLCDRRTGEQRHIQHMQYLAWPDHCVPSDPNLFLEFVERVRNARNRTLLQEIEESLKQVRLLDADADENGGIMSERKCAASNGVTPEDETPVSTSIHQCISAANPPVIVHCSAGIGRTGVLILMDTALALMEAREPVYPLDIVRTMRDQRACMVQNVSQYRFVCECICAAYMKLSRNSAVLAQEEDEEDDDESGN, from the exons ATGCTTGAACGTTTTCGTCTTAGTAACTTAAGTCGCCAATATCGCTTACGATCTGCAGAACTGGCTCGGGATAAGAAGCAAAAGCAGCAATGTGTTACAGTCCTATTTCTCGATGACACAACTCACACCTTTCGGATAGAG aaaCGGTCCAAAGGCGGAGATTTACTTGAAGAAGTATATCAATTTCTCGAACTATCCGAAAGGGACTATTTTGGTTTATTGTTTCCCTCAAAGCCTGGAGATGTTGTG cgGTGGGTAGATgcgcaaaaattatttaagaaaCAATGCAATAGTGTTGCTTTGGACAATGAAGCCGTACCACTGCTAGAATTTAGGGTTAAG TTTTATGTAAGTGATCCCAGTCGATTACAAGAAGAATATACAcgttatcaattttatttacaaataaaacgtAACATATTGTTGGGCAAATTGCCATGCTCACTTAATACGCAATGCTTATTGGCAAGTTATACAGTGCAAT CTGAATTGGGCGATTTCAATCCCTCGGAGCATAAGGCTGGCTACTTGAGTAATATGCAACTATTGGTTGACCAAACACCAGATGCCGAACGTAAAATATCAGAGTTGCACAAATTGCATCGCGGCCAATTACCGGCGGATGCTGAATACAATTATCTTGAACATGCAAAAAGACTTGACTTATAtggaattgatttacataaagcaATG GATTCAAATAGCAAAGAACTACAACTGGGTGTTTCTGCCATAGGCTTATTGGTTTTTCAAAATGGTTTACGTATCAATACCTTTTCATGGTCCAAAATGGTAAAAGTTTCTTTTAAACGCAAAGACTTCTTCATTCAATTGCGCAGGGAACCT TGTGAGAGCTATGACACCTTGTTGGGCTTCAGCATGTCATCACACAAGCATGCAAAATCTTTGTGGAAATCGTGTGTAGAACACCATTCATTTTTCCGTCTGAAACGACCACATCGTTTGTCGCGATTTCTTAATTTAAGCCTAGGATCAAA TAGATTTTATTACTCTGGAAGAACTGAATTGCAAGCTGTACAGGAGTCCAAACAACGTGCTAAAATACACAAAGTCTTTGTTCGTTCGCCAAGTAAACGGCTTATAACTATTGGGCCGACTGGTGCCACATTGTCACCTTTGGCAAATGGTGCTAGTGGCTCCGATAGTAACGGTAGTGTTACCCATAATGGCAAAGCTCCGTCCGCTCTTGCTACCCCACATACGTCCATTTTAACAATTACAAAAACTAGCCGTCCACATCATGACAATAAGGTAACATCCAAGCAATTGGATACAATGCCACGCAAAGCTTGGGAACAACAAAGTGATGAATATGATATACAATT AGATGCCGGTTACATAGATCAATGTGGCCGTCGCTTCGAATCTCCTGTGCCTGCTTATAGCACAGGATCCCACAGTCCAAATGCAGGCATATCAACATTTATCAATGGGTGCTCGAAGATGCAACCGGAAAGTGGAAGCGATCTAATAACCATACGTTTGCTGGCCGATGAACATGGCCGATTTGGTTTCAATGTCAAAGGCGGTATCGATCTTAGTCTACCGGTTCAAGTATCGAAAGTGGTTCCAAATACTCCGGCCGATCGATGTACACCGCGTGTATGTGAAGGCGACGAAGTTGTCCTTATTAACGGAAGAGAAGTTATGGGTCTAAAGCATGAACAAGTAGTTAATATGATTAAGGAATGTAGAAATACTCGTACCGGGGAACTACTTCTAACAATGCGACCTTGCTCAATTGGTCCTTTGACCGAGGAGGAAGAACCTTTATATCAGTATGTACCGGAGACCGATGAAATTGGATCTCACTCCAATTTGCTTGATGGAGATGCATTATTTACCCAAAGCCTATTGCTGTTAAGTGATGGATTAGCCTCTGGGGCATTGTTGGCACAATATGAATTGATGTATCGAAAAAATCCTGATCTGGCCATAACAGAAGCAAGAAAACCCGAAAATGTAGCAAAGAATCGCTATCGCGATATATCCCCATACGATTGTACACGTGTTACACTCGTAAATAATTCCAGTGGAGATTATATAAAtgcaaattatgtcaatatgGAAATCCCAGGTGGTATTAATCGCTACATTGCAACACAAGGTCCTCTGGCTTCGACAACAACTGACTTTTGGCGCATGGTTCAACAGGAGAGTAGCCATTTAGTTGTTATGCTAACGACTGTCATGGAAGCTGGTAGacaaaaatgtcaccaatacTGGCCAGTTACTGGAGATGAACTACAACTGGGAGAAGGTCTATGCGTCAAGTGCCTCAGCGAAAAACCGGATGAAACAGGAAGTTTTGTTTTCCGTGAATTTTTATTATGTGACCGACGAACAGGCGAACAACGTCATATACAACATATGCAATATCTTGCATGGCCAGACCATTGCGTACCATCAGATCCAAATCTTTTCCTGGAATTCGTTGAAAGAGTACGAAATGCTCGTAATCGCACTCTGTTGCAGGAAATTGAAGAGAGTCTAAAGCAAGTGCGTCTATTAGATGCTGATGCAGATGAAAATGGTGGTATAATGAGCGAACGCAAATGTGCAGCTAGTAATGGTGTGACCCCAGAAGACGAAACACCTGTATCTACTAGTATCCATCA ATGTATTAGTGCCGCGAACCCACCTGTGATAGTACATTGTTCGGCAGGTATAGGGCGTACAGGCGTATTAATATTAATGGACACGGCATTGGCTTTAATGGAAGCCCGCGAACCAGTCTATCCATTGGATATTGTACGTACAATGCGCGATCAGCGTGCTTGTATGGTGCAAAATGTG AGCCAATACCGTTTTGTATGCGAATGCATCTGCGCTGCTTATATGAAATTATCTCGGAATAGTGCAGTTTTGGCACAAGAGGAAGACGAAGAAGATGACGATGAAAGTGGTAATTAA